The following is a genomic window from Engystomops pustulosus chromosome 11, aEngPut4.maternal, whole genome shotgun sequence.
tgcccaacccactgcctaatgataaatctcccccatagacatctgcccaacccactgcctaatgataaatctcccccatagacatctgcccaacccactgcctaatgataaatctcccccatagacatctgcCCAACCCACTGGCAGAGACCCGATCCATCTGAGCAGCAGGAGTAACTGCAACAACACAGAAATATGTTGCCCCAGACTCCAGAGCAATGTGTAAGGTCCCGGGGCAGTTGGGGTTCCGGTAAGAGATGCCCTCATTGGTTTGCTGGGAATGCTTCATGCATCTGATTGGTGGGGCTACAGCTGATGCTTGTCCTGCAATGAAGGTGCTCATACAGCGCCACCATTGTCTTGTGTTGTTTTGGAATAACGAGGTTCCGATTATCTTATATCTGATATTACTTATCTCTTTCCTTAGGTTCCCATAGCAGAAGATCCTCCCTCTTCTTTTTCCAGAAGACGATAGTCCTAATCCTGAAAGATCCCCCGATAATGGATAAGCATGGGAATTCCCTGTCTGAGGACTTAATAAACCTCACCTTAGAGATGATCTATCTCCTtaccggagaggtgagggattctgggaattatatcacatgacatcactcttatctgtattaataacacaggacatgactggagaggtgagggattctgggtaatatattgcatgacatcactcttatctgtattaataacacaggacatgactggagaggtgagggattctgggtaatatatcacatgacatcactcttatctgtattaataacacaggacatgactggagagctgagggattctgggtaatatatcacatgacatcactcttatctgtattaatgacacaggacatgactggagaggtgagggattctgggtaatatatcacatgacatcactcttatctgtaataataatgcaggacatgactggagaggtgagggattctgggtaatatatcacatgacatcactcttatctgtattaataacacaggacatgactggagaggtgagggattctgggtaatatatcacatgacatcactcttatctgtattaataacacaggacatgactggagaggtgagggattctgggtaatagatcacatgacatcactcttatctgtattaataacacaggacatgacgggagaggtgagggattctgggtaatagatcacatgacatcactcttatctgtattaataacacaggacatgactggagagcTGAGGGATTCggggtaatatatcacatgacatcactattatctgtattaataacacaggacatgactggagaggtgagggattctgggtaatatatcacatgacatcactattatctgtattaataacacaggacatgactggagaggtgagggattctgggtaatagatcacatgacatcactattatctgtattaataacacaggacatgacgggagaggtgagggattctgggtaatagatcacatgacatcactcttatctgtattaataacacaggacatgactggagaggtgagggattctgggtaatatatcacatgacatcagtcttatctgtattaataacacaggacatgacgggagaggtgagggattctgggtaatagatcacatgacatcactcttatctgtattaataacacaggacatgaccggagaggtgagggattctgggtaatagatcacatgacatcactcttatctgtatttataacacaggacatgactggagaggtgagggattctgggtaatacatcacatgacatcactcttatctgtaataataatgcaggacatgactggagaggtgagggattctgggtaatagatcacatgacatcactattatctgtaataataatgcaggacatgactggagaggtgagggattctgggaaagtATTTATCAGGGAATGTTTTTATCTTACACAGGATCACACTTTAGTGAAGAAACCATCTAACAAGTCTGATGTCCCTAGTAGTTGTCCcggtgtgtcaggaggatggaggagccaGAGCCCCATCATGGAGCCTCCATCACTGACACCTGAGAGGGACATGGAGCAGAAGATCCTGGAGATCACCTATAAGATGatagagctgctgagcggagaggtgagcgctgcagggaatgctgggacattatacaaggggtgatgtgtctgggtgatgactgtgtcattgtgggtgtcaggtccctataaggtgtcaggatgtcagcgtctatttctccatggaggagtgggactacatagagggacacaaggaccagtaccaggacctcatgatggaggaccaccaggaCCTCACGTCAGCAGGTAGGGTGCAGATCTCCCAATCATCTGATCATCACATCTTACAAAATTGTATAATGCAAATCAATTGTTGCTTGAACAGACAGATCGCGGGCTCCACCAATGAGATGTCCCCGTCCTTCCCTGGATTGTCCCGTGCCAGATGTCCTTCAGGATGAGGAGGTAGAAGAAGCCGAGGTCTTTCCAATTCCCTAAAAATAAGTAACGTTACATCATTGGATTTATGACTTTCTTTCTTTGTGGCTCTAGAAGGGAGATCAGCCGGATATCAAGGTTGAGGTCATAGATGAGGAAGAAGTGTACACGATGTCTGACCAGCAATGTAAGGGTTATCTCCACATCACCCGATCCTCACATAAGGACAATGTACTCAGTCCCTGTCATCTCCTACAGATGGACCCAGTGAGAGGAATCTCATAGAGACGAGTGCAAGTCCTCGGTATCCCCAGGATTGTCCCGACGAGGATCTCGCTGTCCCCCAGGATGATCAGGTATTTGTGGTCTGTCCCGGACACTTCTGGACAAGTTACTTTTTACTTATAGTTTCTtgaaagtttctttttttgtgcCTCCTGCCCACATTCATTGTCATTCATACTCACTGATTCAGGGAGAAGATTTGATTGATATTAAGGTGGAAGTCATAGAGGAAGATGATGTGGTGGGCACTCATCAGTgtacggaggaggaggaggagccccaGGATAATAGCCCAGGTAAGTACACTCAGTGTGTAGCTCAGTGCTCCATTTGATGACCTGTAAACGCGTCCTTGTCCTATTTGGTGAATATGTATGTATTCTGAGAGTGCACAAAGTAGTGACagtgaggccacattcacatcaTGTTTTATGGATTAGCTCCTCATGGTGTgaaggatgtatggagaggactgcaCCCTCTTCCTATATCACCCCCAGTGTTAGATCTGCACCAAGGAGCTGATATACTGCACAATATGGGATGAGCTATCAGGCCCCCTTGGGTCCAAGTGCCCTAGGGGGCCtacaaatatagtaaaaatacattgtaaaaaacagaaataccgtatatactcgagtataagccgacccaaatataaacCGAGGCCcttatttttagcacaaaaacctggcaaaacctatatttttttactcgagtataagccgactttggtttttcagcacattttttttgtgctgaaaaactaggcttatactcgagtatatatggtaaacagATTAGGTTTTGTCATTTGCAAAAATCCCAAACTTTCTACTGGTTATTCCCAatcagtgaaccctgtaaaagaTGCCACGTTTTTTTTCGCAATTTTGGAACTCAAAAActtctataaaaattgatcaacaAGTCGTACAGCCCCcaatgaaaacttcagctcattctgcagaaaaaaaatggtagatctccatgattgtaccgacccaaagaataaagggggagGTGTCTTTTtgactgcacagtgaaagccataaaacgaGCACGCCGCACCCCGTTAGAATTTTGTTCCCCACTTTCAAGTACACGGAATGGAGTGTTAGATACAGTCACTAGGAGGTGctacatagaaaacaagcccccctaaagctccgtacatggaaaaataaaaaaaaagggaacAGAAATGTGAGCCACAAAAAAGGCATCagagtgaaggggttaaacagtagtGCATTTAGTGAAGCTGTGTGTCGTCGTGTGCATGATAAGTGCAGAGGAACCCAAGTCTCATGTCAGACACCGGGCTCCCCACAAACACCAGACTGACCacggacacggggggggggggggggcttgtgcaGGTTTACTTGTAGTAATGTGAGTATCTGTTTCCATCAGGTTTCCATGGATCGGGTGGGCAGAGTCTTCTACCTCCAGATTATGAATTTGAAGACCACCTGATCCCAGATTTATCCTATGACCAGGCGTTGATGCTACACATGCGCCACAGTTCCGATCCGTTCTCCGCCCCCTTGTCTCCTGAGGAGCTTTCTGGTAAATCTCAtagttttacacaaaactccagcCGCCGAGTCTTTAAAATGTTCCCGTGTTCGGAGTGTGGGAGGCATTTTGCAAAGAAGGCAAATCTTTTCCGACATAAGAGAAGCCACACCCGGCCGTTCTACTGCGGCGAGTGCGGCAAGTCTTTCACATTCCGATTCCGTCTTCTTGAGCATCAGAGattccacacgggggagaagcccttcTCCTGTCCTGAGTGCGGGAAGTGCTTCATGTACCGAGAGAATCTCTTcaaacatcagaaaattcacaatGGAGACCGACTCTTCTCCTGTGCCGAATGCGGCAAATCGTTTTCTCAGAAAACTTATCTTTTGGAACATCTTAAATTTCACATGGGGGAGAAGCCGTACTCCTGTTCCGAATGCGGGAAACCGTTTAGCAAGAAATCCGTTCTGGTCAAACACCTGCGGATGCACGCGGAGGAGAAACCTTTACTGTGCCTGGagtgtggcaaatgttttcccaAGAAGTCCATGTTGGTCAAACATCAGAGATGTCACATGGGACGTAGTCCATATATATGTACGGAATGCGGCAAGTGTTTTAAGAAGAAGTCTGTGCTGGTGGACCATAAGCGGACG
Proteins encoded in this region:
- the LOC140106026 gene encoding uncharacterized protein isoform X5; protein product: MLPQTPEQCVRSRGSWGSGSHSRRSSLFFFQKTIVLILKDPPIMDKHGNSLSEDLINLTLEMIYLLTGEDHTLVKKPSNKSDVPSSCPGVSGGWRSQSPIMEPPSLTPERDMEQKILEITYKMIELLSGEVPIRCQDVSVYFSMEEWDYIEGHKDQYQDLMMEDHQDLTSADRSRAPPMRCPRPSLDCPVPDVLQDEEKGDQPDIKVEVIDEEEVYTMSDQQYGPSERNLIETSASPRYPQDCPDEDLAVPQDDQGEDLIDIKVEVIEEDDVVGTHQCTEEEEEPQDNSPGFHGSGGQSLLPPDYEFEDHLIPDLSYDQALMLHMRHSSDPFSAPLSPEELSGKSHSFTQNSSRRVFKMFPCSECGRHFAKKANLFRHKRSHTRPFYCGECGKSFTFRFRLLEHQRFHTGEKPFSCPECGKCFMYRENLFKHQKIHNGDRLFSCAECGKSFSQKTYLLEHLKFHMGEKPYSCSECGKPFSKKSVLVKHLRMHAEEKPLLCLECGKCFPKKSMLVKHQRCHMGRSPYICTECGKCFKKKSVLVDHKRTHTGERPFPCADCGKSFTKKSVLVAHQRIHTGEKPFACSECEKCFTQKSGLIAHQRVHEGKKKLFSCLECGECKCTCTDYVGLQDKEEKEEKPFVCLHCGKCFTQRAGLIKHQRIHTGDRPFSCSDCGKCFTLKDRLERHQRSHSGEKPFSCSVCGKSFTHKSSLVDHQRTHTGERPFPCLECGKCFIQKSDLVRHQRIHSGKKPFACSECGKNFIHRSDLVVHQRIHTGEKLYSCSECGRGFTRKSQYEIHQRSHTGERPFTCPECGKCFNQKSNLVRHQGTHYVTKATNMSLLDGIAIDVPHIIVS
- the LOC140106026 gene encoding uncharacterized protein isoform X2, with protein sequence MVRLRSSTKLLNMDKTQSPVTEQVLNLTMEIIFLLTGEDYFVVKKLGGRSVHNNLQVVGETTRTLTDGDLPTSQSVIREPQNRQEILDVTHKIIKLLTEEVPIRCQDVSIYFSLEEWDYIEGHKDQYQDLMMEDHQNLTAPGGSSDRNPPGRCSLYFQEPLREDHTLTQGDETGPREESDPCEAAVGSDMSHLHSKEEEPPAAVRRGSHSRRSSLFFFQKTIVLILKDPPIMDKHGNSLSEDLINLTLEMIYLLTGEDHTLVKKPSNKSDVPSSCPGVSGGWRSQSPIMEPPSLTPERDMEQKILEITYKMIELLSGEVPIRCQDVSVYFSMEEWDYIEGHKDQYQDLMMEDHQDLTSADRSRAPPMRCPRPSLDCPVPDVLQDEEKGDQPDIKVEVIDEEEVYTMSDQQYGPSERNLIETSASPRYPQDCPDEDLAVPQDDQGEDLIDIKVEVIEEDDVVGTHQCTEEEEEPQDNSPGFHGSGGQSLLPPDYEFEDHLIPDLSYDQALMLHMRHSSDPFSAPLSPEELSGKSHSFTQNSSRRVFKMFPCSECGRHFAKKANLFRHKRSHTRPFYCGECGKSFTFRFRLLEHQRFHTGEKPFSCPECGKCFMYRENLFKHQKIHNGDRLFSCAECGKSFSQKTYLLEHLKFHMGEKPYSCSECGKPFSKKSVLVKHLRMHAEEKPLLCLECGKCFPKKSMLVKHQRCHMGRSPYICTECGKCFKKKSVLVDHKRTHTGERPFPCADCGKSFTKKSVLVAHQRIHTGEKPFACSECEKCFTQKSGLIAHQRVHEGKKKLFSCLECGECKCTCTDYVGLQDKEEKEEKPFVCLHCGKCFTQRAGLIKHQRIHTGDRPFSCSDCGKCFTLKDRLERHQRSHSGEKPFSCSVCGKSFTHKSSLVDHQRTHTGERPFPCLECGKCFIQKSDLVRHQRIHSGKKPFACSECGKNFIHRSDLVVHQRIHTGEKLYSCSECGRGFTRKSQYEIHQRSHTGERPFTCPECGKCFNQKSNLVRHQGTHYVTKATNMSLLDGIAIDVPHIIVS
- the LOC140106026 gene encoding uncharacterized protein isoform X3, with translation MDKTQSPVTEQVLNLTMEIIFLLTGEDYFVVKKLGGRSVHNNLQVVGETTRTLTDGDLPTSQSVIREPQNRQEILDVTHKIIKLLTEEVPIRCQDVSIYFSLEEWDYIEGHKDQYQDLMMEDHQNLTAPGGSSDRNPPGRCSLYFQEPLREDHTLTQGDETGPREESDPCEAAVGSDMSHLHSKEEEPPAAVRRGSHSRRSSLFFFQKTIVLILKDPPIMDKHGNSLSEDLINLTLEMIYLLTGEDHTLVKKPSNKSDVPSSCPGVSGGWRSQSPIMEPPSLTPERDMEQKILEITYKMIELLSGEVPIRCQDVSVYFSMEEWDYIEGHKDQYQDLMMEDHQDLTSADRSRAPPMRCPRPSLDCPVPDVLQDEEKGDQPDIKVEVIDEEEVYTMSDQQYGPSERNLIETSASPRYPQDCPDEDLAVPQDDQGEDLIDIKVEVIEEDDVVGTHQCTEEEEEPQDNSPGFHGSGGQSLLPPDYEFEDHLIPDLSYDQALMLHMRHSSDPFSAPLSPEELSGKSHSFTQNSSRRVFKMFPCSECGRHFAKKANLFRHKRSHTRPFYCGECGKSFTFRFRLLEHQRFHTGEKPFSCPECGKCFMYRENLFKHQKIHNGDRLFSCAECGKSFSQKTYLLEHLKFHMGEKPYSCSECGKPFSKKSVLVKHLRMHAEEKPLLCLECGKCFPKKSMLVKHQRCHMGRSPYICTECGKCFKKKSVLVDHKRTHTGERPFPCADCGKSFTKKSVLVAHQRIHTGEKPFACSECEKCFTQKSGLIAHQRVHEGKKKLFSCLECGECKCTCTDYVGLQDKEEKEEKPFVCLHCGKCFTQRAGLIKHQRIHTGDRPFSCSDCGKCFTLKDRLERHQRSHSGEKPFSCSVCGKSFTHKSSLVDHQRTHTGERPFPCLECGKCFIQKSDLVRHQRIHSGKKPFACSECGKNFIHRSDLVVHQRIHTGEKLYSCSECGRGFTRKSQYEIHQRSHTGERPFTCPECGKCFNQKSNLVRHQGTHYVTKATNMSLLDGIAIDVPHIIVS
- the LOC140106026 gene encoding uncharacterized protein isoform X1; its protein translation is MEKTPHSLLHKRNKMSDSQKMDRCKNKIRDCIFNLTQEIIHLLTGEDYTLVKTSDKFMAPRICPCVSGASRRRQSPIMEPPSLTPERDMEQKILEITYKMIELLSGEVPIRCQDVSIYFSLEEWDYIEGHKDQYQDLMMEDHQNLTAPGGSSDRNPPGRCSLYFQEPLREDHTLTQGDETGPREESDPCEAAVGSDMSHLHSKEEEPPAAVRRGSHSRRSSLFFFQKTIVLILKDPPIMDKHGNSLSEDLINLTLEMIYLLTGEDHTLVKKPSNKSDVPSSCPGVSGGWRSQSPIMEPPSLTPERDMEQKILEITYKMIELLSGEVPIRCQDVSVYFSMEEWDYIEGHKDQYQDLMMEDHQDLTSADRSRAPPMRCPRPSLDCPVPDVLQDEEKGDQPDIKVEVIDEEEVYTMSDQQYGPSERNLIETSASPRYPQDCPDEDLAVPQDDQGEDLIDIKVEVIEEDDVVGTHQCTEEEEEPQDNSPGFHGSGGQSLLPPDYEFEDHLIPDLSYDQALMLHMRHSSDPFSAPLSPEELSGKSHSFTQNSSRRVFKMFPCSECGRHFAKKANLFRHKRSHTRPFYCGECGKSFTFRFRLLEHQRFHTGEKPFSCPECGKCFMYRENLFKHQKIHNGDRLFSCAECGKSFSQKTYLLEHLKFHMGEKPYSCSECGKPFSKKSVLVKHLRMHAEEKPLLCLECGKCFPKKSMLVKHQRCHMGRSPYICTECGKCFKKKSVLVDHKRTHTGERPFPCADCGKSFTKKSVLVAHQRIHTGEKPFACSECEKCFTQKSGLIAHQRVHEGKKKLFSCLECGECKCTCTDYVGLQDKEEKEEKPFVCLHCGKCFTQRAGLIKHQRIHTGDRPFSCSDCGKCFTLKDRLERHQRSHSGEKPFSCSVCGKSFTHKSSLVDHQRTHTGERPFPCLECGKCFIQKSDLVRHQRIHSGKKPFACSECGKNFIHRSDLVVHQRIHTGEKLYSCSECGRGFTRKSQYEIHQRSHTGERPFTCPECGKCFNQKSNLVRHQGTHYVTKATNMSLLDGIAIDVPHIIVS
- the LOC140106026 gene encoding uncharacterized protein isoform X4 — its product is MEPPSLTPERDMEQKILEITYKMIELLSGEVPIRCQDVSIYFSLEEWDYIEGHKDQYQDLMMEDHQNLTAPGGSSDRNPPGRCSLYFQEPLREDHTLTQGDETGPREESDPCEAAVGSDMSHLHSKEEEPPAAVRRGSHSRRSSLFFFQKTIVLILKDPPIMDKHGNSLSEDLINLTLEMIYLLTGEDHTLVKKPSNKSDVPSSCPGVSGGWRSQSPIMEPPSLTPERDMEQKILEITYKMIELLSGEVPIRCQDVSVYFSMEEWDYIEGHKDQYQDLMMEDHQDLTSADRSRAPPMRCPRPSLDCPVPDVLQDEEKGDQPDIKVEVIDEEEVYTMSDQQYGPSERNLIETSASPRYPQDCPDEDLAVPQDDQGEDLIDIKVEVIEEDDVVGTHQCTEEEEEPQDNSPGFHGSGGQSLLPPDYEFEDHLIPDLSYDQALMLHMRHSSDPFSAPLSPEELSGKSHSFTQNSSRRVFKMFPCSECGRHFAKKANLFRHKRSHTRPFYCGECGKSFTFRFRLLEHQRFHTGEKPFSCPECGKCFMYRENLFKHQKIHNGDRLFSCAECGKSFSQKTYLLEHLKFHMGEKPYSCSECGKPFSKKSVLVKHLRMHAEEKPLLCLECGKCFPKKSMLVKHQRCHMGRSPYICTECGKCFKKKSVLVDHKRTHTGERPFPCADCGKSFTKKSVLVAHQRIHTGEKPFACSECEKCFTQKSGLIAHQRVHEGKKKLFSCLECGECKCTCTDYVGLQDKEEKEEKPFVCLHCGKCFTQRAGLIKHQRIHTGDRPFSCSDCGKCFTLKDRLERHQRSHSGEKPFSCSVCGKSFTHKSSLVDHQRTHTGERPFPCLECGKCFIQKSDLVRHQRIHSGKKPFACSECGKNFIHRSDLVVHQRIHTGEKLYSCSECGRGFTRKSQYEIHQRSHTGERPFTCPECGKCFNQKSNLVRHQGTHYVTKATNMSLLDGIAIDVPHIIVS